The DNA region CGTAGTGCACAACAAAGTGTAAAGCAGGATATAGTAGATATGTACTATGAACAGATGAAAAATGGTACTTTTAGTGATAAATCTGGTGCTGCGGGATTTTATCATGAAGGAGTGCGAACCATTACAGATGGTAACCATCGGATGAATGCTGCTATCAGATATTATTTATCAACTGGCAATGACAAATTTGTTAATTCATTACTGAATAACGGAAATTTCACTATTAATAATCCTAAGAATTATGGTTATAGATCATACAGCTTCCCAATCGCCAGATAATTATTATTTTAAAATATATAATCTGGGAAATATAAGTTCATTTACAGCGTTTGCAGGTAGATTTTATGTATGTTTCTCTGCAATACCGAATTTTGGGAAAATTATATCTTCCCAAAACAAGAAGTGCACTTTTCCTCTAAATATCTTTTGCAAGAAGTATACTGATCCTTTTATGGACGAAGCAAGGATAGAAGAAAAAGTAGAGATCTATTTTGAGAATTTTAGAATATTCAGGCATATAAGACTTTCTAATTTATTGAAGAAGTATGGCTTTTCTACTAATGAAATCAATCTTTTATTTGAAGAACTTAATTTGGATGATAAAATATATGCAGATAATATCATACATATAAGAATAAAAGCCGCGATATTGATAGATATATTATTTAAGAAAAATGATCTAATCCTCTTTCATACTGCAGGACTTTCATATCCTTCGAGTAAGGTTATTTACCAGAGGATTTATAAGCGTCTACAGGAGCATCCGGAGAAATCTGCTATTGTGTTCGAGTATGGAGAGAAAATTAAACAAATAGTTTTTAAAGAAGTGTCCGTGGATAATATAAGTAATTATGAAGGATGGATGGCAGAGGTTGTAAAGAAATTATTAGATTAAAAAATAGTTCATGGAGACTTTAGCATTGGTGTCAGTGTTGGAGTGTGGAGTGGGTGATAATCATTGGGGGTGGAATGCTTCTGCAACCTATAATGGCGTTGGAGTCGGATATGGTTTGACTTATTATGGGAAGACTCAAGGTCCGGACGGAAAATCGAACGCACAAAGAGTTGCTAATATAACGGCATATTGGAAAGGTGGTTCTTTTGCGTTGCAAAATGATATGAAATCTTTAGGAGGAGATGGAGATAGATGGAGGACGAATGCGTTTGAACTGAGTGTTGGAGATTTTTTATTTGGGTCTTATATCTATACAAATGATGGGTTGGATGCAAGTAATGAAGAGCAAGATAAAAATGCACGTAGTCCAATATGGGGTAAAAATAGAAATGAAGGTTATAGCACTTGGAAAAATGGACAGGTTTTCTCGGCTCCTGTATGGATTGGATATAGAAGAGGAAATCAAATTACGCGCGTTGGTTATAGCCATAAAGTGTTCCAGGATTTACAGCAGAATGGAATTCATGGGCGAACCGGTTTTGGAAATCAGAATTTTTATCTGAATTATGAAAACTTTAAAGCGGGCGGATATTTCTATTCGGGCTATTATAATCCTTTGAGTTTATGGGGAAAATAAAAATGTATTCAATATGAAAAAAATAATATTTATTTTATGTGTACTGTCTGTTTTATCATCTTGCAGGGGGATTCCTAATGATGTTAAAAGAGCATTTACTTACTGTTATGCAGATGTGTATACAGGGATTGATACTCTTATTAATACGGACGGTTATTATAATCGGCGCACATTTTTTTATAAGAATGGACTAGTTTTTGAAGGGTATTATCCTGAACGTGACCATCTTGAATTGCAAAAGTTGAAGGAATTTTCAGAAGAGCGTTTTACTTCTACATATTTTATTGGAATTTACCAGATCTATGGAGATACATTAAAGATACAGTATATACGAGAAACTCAATCTCTAAATGATGCTGGAAGAGGAACGGAAAAATGGTATAAAATCATCGATAAAAATACAATACTGTGTATAAATGATTTCAATAACACAACTATTGAAAGAGAAAGAGAACTTTCCAAAAGTTACCCTTCTGATATCGGTGATACTCTTCGGTTTGTTCCTGTTAGTGTGAAAATTCCTCAACCGGACGATAACTTGCTTAAAAGAAAATGGTTCTGGTGCAATGAGCAAGACTGGGAAAACTATATGAAACATATTGAACAATTGAAAAAACAGTTTAAGAAGAA from Bacteroides sp. MSB163 includes:
- a CDS encoding polymorphic toxin type 23 domain-containing protein, whose amino-acid sequence is METLALVSVLECGVGDNHWGWNASATYNGVGVGYGLTYYGKTQGPDGKSNAQRVANITAYWKGGSFALQNDMKSLGGDGDRWRTNAFELSVGDFLFGSYIYTNDGLDASNEEQDKNARSPIWGKNRNEGYSTWKNGQVFSAPVWIGYRRGNQITRVGYSHKVFQDLQQNGIHGRTGFGNQNFYLNYENFKAGGYFYSGYYNPLSLWGK